The genome window ATACAAGATTACTGGTTAGAAGTACTAAATAGTAAACTACGATAAATACAGGGATTTATTTATATGGGGCATAAAATTTCGCTACTTTACACCTGGTTTGTAAGGACATTGCTTATATTGTTACCTGACCATCCTGTGGTCATGAGGTTTAGGGGCCTGTTATACGGCTTTTGCATGCCAAGATGCGGAGTGGACTTTCAGGTTTCAGCGTCTGCAATTTTGAGAAATTTGGAGAATATTCATGTTGGACAAAATGTTTATATTGCTCCGAATGTTGTTATCAACGCGATTACATCAATCACTTTAGAAGACGAAGTGATGATAGGATTTAACAGCGTACTTGTATCCGGAAATCATACGTTAGTGGATGGTTCGTAT of Rheinheimera sp. MM224 contains these proteins:
- a CDS encoding acyltransferase, whose product is MDFQVSASAILRNLENIHVGQNVYIAPNVVINAITSITLEDEVMIGFNSVLVSGNHTLVDGSYRYGKSKVKQIIIGKGSWIAANCTVIAGTKLAEGSLLAANSSISGEFVDTGIYGGVPARKIK